A part of Caretta caretta isolate rCarCar2 chromosome 1, rCarCar1.hap1, whole genome shotgun sequence genomic DNA contains:
- the LOC125630607 gene encoding uncharacterized protein LOC125630607 isoform X2 encodes MAWLPFSLYLLGTGLCRAASKRDLVLDQPPVVRALRGESVTLACSCDICNYPDFHSEWRFTSGNGGPVTILAVKTAISSKQLDPWHKFSLTHQRNSRSLLLIKNLQINDQGTYLCTMIKNVPPPTVILKGPGTQLEVYALPNVWLFSSPWEAALPMAQVSCAVRDFYPQSLYATLNATCGIDEALADNASAVMTGDGTFSMTLQAWVNMTDCQNGTEVTCLVRQLTAETRRVLWIPRAKNKAALLPVPIILIRFIFGGAVVLCLIFLLGCFMKSLPGPAVTLNSLYTAVQPVDPQAGGGGQISQNGSRQLHS; translated from the exons ATGGCGTGGTTGCCATTTTCTCTCTACCTTCTGGGGACTGGGCTGTGTAGAG CTGCGTCCAAACGAGACCTGGTTTTAGATCAGCCTCCAGTTGTCAGAGCCCTCAGAGGGGAGTCTGTGACTCTGGCCTGCTCCTGTGACATCTGTAACTACCCTGACTTCCACTCCGAATGGCGTTTCACCAGTGGAAACGGAGGCCCAGTCACCATCCTGGCCGTGAAGACGGCCATCAGTTCCAAACAGCTGGACCCATGGCACAAGTTTTCTTTGACGCACCAGAGAAACTCAAGATCTTTGCTGCTCATTAAAAACCTGCAGATAAACGACCAGGGAACCTACCTGTGTACAATGATTAAAAACGTGCCACCTCCTACGGTGATCTTGAAAGGACCCGGGACTCAGCTTGAAGTCTATG ctttgCCCAATGTCTGGCTCTTTTCTTCTCCCTGGGAAGCAGCTCTTCCCATGGCCCAAGTGAGCTGTGCAGTGAGGGACTTTTATCCACAATCTCTGTACGCCACACTGAACGCCACGTGTGGGATAGACGAGGCGCTGGCGGACAATGCTTCAGCTGTAATGACTGGTGATGGGACCTTCAGCATgaccctgcaggcctgggtgaATATGACCGACTGCCAGAATGGGACGGAAGTGACCTGTTTGGTTAGACAGCTCACAGCTGAGACACGCAGAGTTCTCTGGATACCCAGGGCAAAAAATAAAG ctgcgTTGTTACCTGTGCCCATCatcctcatcagatttatttttggaGGAGCTGTGGTTCTTTGCCTTATTTTCCTGCTAGGCTGCTTCATGAAAA GCCTGCCCGGACCAGCTGTGACACTGAATTCCTTGTACACCGCTGTACAGCCCGTCGATCCCCAGGCTGGAGGAGGTGGGCAGATATCACAGAACGGGAGTAGGCAGCTGCACAGCTGA
- the LOC125630607 gene encoding uncharacterized protein LOC125630607 isoform X1 — protein sequence MAWLPFSLYLLGTGLCRAASKRDLVLDQPPVVRALRGESVTLACSCDICNYPDFHSEWRFTSGNGGPVTILAVKTAISSKQLDPWHKFSLTHQRNSRSLLLIKNLQINDQGTYLCTMIKNVPPPTVILKGPGTQLEVYALPNVWLFSSPWEAALPMAQVSCAVRDFYPQSLYATLNATCGIDEALADNASAVMTGDGTFSMTLQAWVNMTDCQNGTEVTCLVRQLTAETRRVLWIPRAKNKAALLPVPIILIRFIFGGAVVLCLIFLLGCFMKTGLPGPAVTLNSLYTAVQPVDPQAGGGGQISQNGSRQLHS from the exons ATGGCGTGGTTGCCATTTTCTCTCTACCTTCTGGGGACTGGGCTGTGTAGAG CTGCGTCCAAACGAGACCTGGTTTTAGATCAGCCTCCAGTTGTCAGAGCCCTCAGAGGGGAGTCTGTGACTCTGGCCTGCTCCTGTGACATCTGTAACTACCCTGACTTCCACTCCGAATGGCGTTTCACCAGTGGAAACGGAGGCCCAGTCACCATCCTGGCCGTGAAGACGGCCATCAGTTCCAAACAGCTGGACCCATGGCACAAGTTTTCTTTGACGCACCAGAGAAACTCAAGATCTTTGCTGCTCATTAAAAACCTGCAGATAAACGACCAGGGAACCTACCTGTGTACAATGATTAAAAACGTGCCACCTCCTACGGTGATCTTGAAAGGACCCGGGACTCAGCTTGAAGTCTATG ctttgCCCAATGTCTGGCTCTTTTCTTCTCCCTGGGAAGCAGCTCTTCCCATGGCCCAAGTGAGCTGTGCAGTGAGGGACTTTTATCCACAATCTCTGTACGCCACACTGAACGCCACGTGTGGGATAGACGAGGCGCTGGCGGACAATGCTTCAGCTGTAATGACTGGTGATGGGACCTTCAGCATgaccctgcaggcctgggtgaATATGACCGACTGCCAGAATGGGACGGAAGTGACCTGTTTGGTTAGACAGCTCACAGCTGAGACACGCAGAGTTCTCTGGATACCCAGGGCAAAAAATAAAG ctgcgTTGTTACCTGTGCCCATCatcctcatcagatttatttttggaGGAGCTGTGGTTCTTTGCCTTATTTTCCTGCTAGGCTGCTTCATGAAAA CAGGCCTGCCCGGACCAGCTGTGACACTGAATTCCTTGTACACCGCTGTACAGCCCGTCGATCCCCAGGCTGGAGGAGGTGGGCAGATATCACAGAACGGGAGTAGGCAGCTGCACAGCTGA